The Nostoc sp. 'Peltigera membranacea cyanobiont' N6 genome contains the following window.
GTTACCAAACTGGGACGCAGTGAAGTTTCAAATTGCAATTGGGTAAAGGCTTCCAAATCATTAGCGATCGCCCGAATTGTCACAGTTTGCGCTTTTAATTGCGATCGTAAAATCGCAGTAAATTGCCCCCCTTTCGCCTCCACTTGAAATCCGGGTTCATCGGGTTTGAAGTCTTTCCCAACCAACTCCCCAGCAGTAGGGATCAAAGTGACAACAGCATCACGATTAGAGCGATTGCCATTTGCATCAATGAGTTGACCCCTGATTGTGGCTGTAGAACGTCCATCCGCCGGGATGCGGGACTCAAGTGTTTCTAAGGTTAATTGCTGTGCCGCTCCTCGGACTGCAACTTGCACTGTTACCGGGGGTTCTGTTCCTCCAACTGCTTGTGCAGAGATGGTGTTATTACCTTCCTTTAAGGAGACACCATACCATGTCTGCGTTACCAAGTTAGTATTGGCCTCAGTTTCCGTCCGTCCTACTAGAGAAGAGTCTACCAAAACGCCATTTACCCGCAATTCCACTTGACTACCAGCAGGGAATTGCAAAATTACTGTGGTAGCTTGTACATCTACAACACTCTCAGCCGTTGGAGTCAGGATTTTGATTGCTCCAGAAATGGAGGGAGGAGGAATTTTCTCTTTGACTTCAGCGATTCCGGCTATTTTGCGTAAGCCTCTAGGTAAAGTAACAGAAGTTGCTGGTTCAAATGGTTGTATTTCCGTTGGAGAACTTTGCAACTGTCCCTCACTGTTTTGGCCTTCGTCCTTTTTATCTTCTCTGGCTAAATCAACAGAAGTTGCTGGTTCAAATGGTTGTATTTCCGTTTCAAAAGGTAGAAACTGTTGCTCGGAACTTCCCAACAGATGAGGAGAATTTGAATCTATGCTTTTTTCAGCAACTTTATTCTGTTCTATACCCTTGTCTGCTTGCGAAGGGAAAAAGAGGTTTTCATTGGCTGGTTCTGCTTTGACTATGGCAGGATACAAAACCAAGCTGAGAGATATTACTGGCATTACCCCCATCATCTTCAGGTTAAATCTAGTTGCACAGTGCAGTCTGGGTTTCATTTCTTGACTGGCTCCTGGAATGTGGGGGTAACTGCGAAGTTCATGCGTACCAAACCACCAGGTTCTAAATGCACCAAGCGAGATTGGCTATTGCGTTCGCGGAATTTTTCGTTGTGAGCTAGGGCGTAACCGGGTACACTGCTGAGGTCTAGGACACCTGTGTGGTATCCAGGTAAGGCATTAGCTAAGGAGAACAAACCATTAGGATCTGTAGTGATGCGGTTTCCGTCCTCCAAAAAAATCACTGCATTGGGGATTCCAGGCTCACCACGCTGTTGTTCGCCATCAAAGTTTTTATCAACAAAGACGCGACCGATAATCGTGCCACAGTCAGAGACGATTCCTGAACGAATTTTCAATTGATGGGTTGCAGGGCCATCCTTGGTGCTAAAACGGTTATCAGCTCGTTGACCATTGACGATCGCACTATTACGACCATTACCGCGCAGAGAATCAGCTGTGAGTTGAGCGGCATAGGCAATATTCAAGACTTTATCAGTGGGAATCGTTACGTCTGTCCTGAAAATCACCGTGTTCCCATTGCTTTCTGAGGTGAGAGTAACTGCTTGACCATCCAACTCTCCCCGCACAGATTTAGGTAAAAATTGGAATCCTAAAGGTAGGCTGTCGGTGATAAATATATTATTCAAACTAGCATCAGCGAGATTTTTTACCGACAGACGGTAGATTACCGTATCTCCAGGTTCAGCAGCAGCGCGATCGCCTGTTTTGATAATCTGCAACTGATTGGCTTGGCACAAATTTGTGGTGAATTCAAAGGCTAATAAATTTAGTCCCACAACCTCTGCATTCGGAACTAAAACAACTGTTTGCTCTACCCTGGTTTCACCTGTGGTACTTATTGGTTGACCATCCAGAGAAGTAGCAACATATCGCACGACCTGATTGCCTTGTGTGCCAGTACTGCCAAGGATTTCAATCTTGATTCGCCGTTGTTTGTAGATAGAATTTGGTGGTGGATTAACTACAAAAATGTAAATTCTACCTGGATCGATTTGACCCTTATTCGGATCGAGTAGGAAATTGTAGACACCCGCAGGGTTATTCGTAACGAAATAAGGGTTACTATTCTCGGTATTTGGCGATTTCCCGCTAGGAACGTTGTTATTAGAAATATCGGGTAACTCTGTTCGAGTCAAAGAAACCAAGCTGCCCAATTCTGTGCCCGTTGGGTCGCTAGAGTTAGGTTCGTATACACCAACTGAAAAACCTGTATAGTCAGATAAAATAGTGCCAGCGCAACCTAAAATCCGCCCTAATGGATCGAATAATCGGCTAGGAGTAACATTAAGCTGACTAGAAGTTCCTTGATATTGATAATTAGTAACAGAGTCTGTATAAGTATAAGTAGCTTGATTTATTAACGGCAAAGATGCAGCTAGATTGTTAGTCTGCTGCGCGATCGCTGGTATAGGTGTAATAGTATGCAAAAAACTTCCCAGAAGAACAGTAGCTGTTAACCGTCGCCACCAGCTACTGCAAGAAGTAATTTGCTTTTGGTTTTGAAGACGGCTCACAAAACACATCTCCTCTGAAATGTCAAGCTTGTTGTTAATAAAAGCACTTATTTATTTCTGGAAATCCAGAATTTTTAAATGGTGTAAATCTCGTTTCGGAGCCATAGCACCCAATTAGCGTTCCCAGAAAATCTTCCCCAATCTCCAATCCCCAACCCAATTAGCGCACTTGGGTTTGATAAGTCGCCGATACCGTTGTCTTAGCTGCAAGTAACGGAATCTGCAAACGGATATGGGTGTAAGCAATGGCTGGTGCTGGTTTCGTTTCCACTTTGCCGCCAGGAAGAGTAACTTTCACAGTGGGATTTTCAACAAAGCTGCGCCCACCATCAATGCTGTAAATAACTTTGGCATTATTGGGGACATTTGCAGATTTCAGCACGTAGACCATTCCTTTGGGAATAGGTTGATTAAGAGTTAAATTCTTCACTGAGCGATCGCTCTTATTTTCGCCACTCAAGGTATATCGCAACACATCCCCTGGACGCACTACAGCTTGACCTTTCAAAGGTTCCCATTTCTGGCTTTGCTTACCCTGCCGATCTTGGGCTACCACTTGCTTTTCTACTTCTAAACGCAGTTGTATTTGCCCTTGAGTTTTGATATTCTGAGCAACAGCACTGTCTGAGTGCCATCCATTTGCGATTCCTGGAATTTGACCGATAAATGAAACTGTAGCAATGAGAGCGAACGCTCCTAAACCTGCAAGAGAAACACGCTTCATACAAATAACCTCAAAAAACTTTCAGAATGCTAATTGTCGACTTATCTTTCCCTGCTTTTGCCAAGAAATAGTCACTCTCCTATTTGCTTGCTGTTTGAGGGTTGGGGATTGAGGTAAACTAATTGCAGCGATCGCTCATTCCCCATTCCCAACGAATTAGTTCACCTTGCGTTGGAAGGTAAATGTTCTTTGAATACCCGGTGCGATCGCGCCAGTTACACTATCTACATACTTGGTAATATCTGCGTTTACGGTAGTTCCGGTTTGGTCGATGCCAGAGGTATTAGCTGGATTACCACTGAAAAACTGGATAGTTGCAGTTCCAGAATCCTTAGCTGAACCAACAATGTTGCTAGTATCAATTTGACCGCTGGCATCGTTGTCTAGTGCCCAGTTGTTGGGGCTTTGCGTACCATCTTCAATAATCACAACTTTGTTGGCATTCAAAATCACGTTACCGGTTCCAGATTGAGGATCGGAAATATTTGTGTACTGAATTTGATACTCAATAATATTTCCCGGTGCAGGCTTTTTCGGATCGATACTGAATGTACCGTCATTCCCCTGAACTACAGGCCCAGTTCCTTGTAAGACTCGTGACTTTTTCAGCAGTTTCAAGAAACCAGTGTAAACGCGATCGATAGTAATGTTGGATGAATCAAAGTTATTATCGTTCCCACTATCCTTGATTCCATCACCGTTGGTATCCGTTGTGTAGTTGTCAATAGAAGCAGTGATGGGTACTGGGAAGCCTCTGTTAATATCAGTAGATAACTGCGTGCCTGGAGGTAAATCAACTTCCACACCGTAGTTGATACTTGCACCAGGAGCAACATTGGGGATTGTAATTGCTGTACCAGTTATGCTGAAAACTCCATTATTGTAGGTATAGACAGCAGACTGACTATTATAGGTAATAGTTACCTTTGTATTATTCGGTAAATCTCCCGAAATTGTTGGTTTCGTTGGCTCTATCTTCAATACACCTGCATCAGTACCACTATTCTTAATTGTGTTTGTGAAACCAACTGATTGAGGATCGAGTGTACTACCAGGTGCTGTACCAGCAGGAACGAGAGAAGATTTGTTCGTGAAGTCATCGTCGGTTCCACCCGATGGCCCAGTGGCATCCGGGGCATTTAGCGGCCCGTTGAGTAATGCTGAAGCAACAGGTGCTTGCACTGTGAAGACGTTCGCCTCACCACCAGTACCAGTACCACTGTTGTTATTACCCGTGTCAGTTCCAGTTTCTGGAGATGTTGGAGTATTAATATAGCCATCATCAACACTAGCAGGTGGTAAAGCATCGGGAATACCATCATTATTGGTATCAGTACCCGCAGGAGGTGTCATACTGCCTGGGGAACCGTCGTAGTTACTGGGATTTTGGTCGCCTGATTCGTCGTACACTGGAAAATTGTTGGTAGGTGTTTGACCAAATAATTGAGCGATATTAGCGACGGTTAAGGGTGAAGTTGCAGTTGATTTAACAGCTAGCTGAATTGAGAAGCCATTTACCGTTGTACCAGGAGCAATGGAAGTAATAGTCGCTGGATTATTGATAAAACCAACGCGAGTAACTGAGGCCAGAGAGGCTGGTGCTGTCGTAGTCCAACTAGCTGTATTAGCATTAGTTGTAACTGGGCTAGTAGTATAAACAGTTTGCCAACCAGGAGGTGCAGTTGGTGCTACTGCCAAATTTGTACCCGCAGGAATCGCATCGGAAACTAAAATATAGTTGCCAGCAACACCATTCACATTGATGCTTGTACCTGTCAAAGCTGCTGGCGTAATTCCCTGCCCTGTGGGATCGTTAGACTCAACGCGCAAACTCAAATCATAAGTCAGCTTGTCATCTGTAATCGCAGTTGTTCCAGCATTGTTATAGCCACTGCGAACCTTAAGAATGGTAGCTAAAGCATAAGTCTTCAGCGTTAAACCAACCTTAATTTGCTCAGTGGCGCTAGCTTCTCGCGTACCGTTAACTGGTGCGCCAGTTACCTCACCAGTAACACTACCATCGGGATTATCTACGGTGAACACGTCACCACCATCAGGACTCCGCAGTTGGTTTTGAGCATCACCAGGGGTATTACCAAGGGTAACGGTGATTATGTCGTTGGTTTGAGCGCCATTCTGGACAGTAACCGGTACACGCACCAATACAGTACCACCAACTGGAACCGAGGGTGTGTCTACGCCGCCTTGCGGGATGTTTGTCCATGTTTGACCGCCGTCGGTGCTATATTGTAGGCTATTAGCTGTACCACCATTTGGTAGTGTGCCAGAAACTGTACCCGGCCCAGTTGTTGTCGCTTGGTTAGGAATGTGGAATTTGGTCGGGTCGTTACCTACGTTAGTCAGATTGTAGGTGTAGATTAGTAGGTCGCCAACCTGAACTGTTGTATTAGTAGGGCTAGTAGTGGCATCTGTTACACCAGATGCTGTAACGGTAATACCAGCAACCTCTGCTACAGTGACAACTACAGTATTAGAAGTGGCATTAATTGTTGTCCCGGGACTGTTAGGATCTTCGTAGGTCGCTGTCGCGGTGTTACTGATAGATGTACCCGCAGTAGTTCCGTCAGCTAATACAGGTGCAACAAATTGGAAAAAGCTACCAGTTAATAATGCTGTTGCTGCTAGAGATTGGTAAAGCTGACGCTGCTTGGTGATAGATTTATTTCGATTTACCATAAAAGTTGTTTATTTTTTTGCTTTTAATCTTGGGTTTTGAGACAGTAAAAAGTTCGACAATTCTTTAAAGAATTACCGACTACATCTCCCCGAAACCTTAATTTTTCGGGGAGCGTATATTTTGACCTGTTAAATTATTGACACTCCTTAAAGACTACATTGCAGCAATAAGCAGAAATAATTTGCCTACTTGTTTTCCGCTTAATGTTTGAGGCTCAAGGCTAATAATCGCAAATATGTGTAATTTGTTACTATGTTTTTTTCTGGAATCTAAATGTAAATAGCAATGTAGCTTTTACAGCAAAAAAAATCTTCCGTATAAATAAGTAACTTCTCTGGCGCTGCATCAGTGCAATCGAAGCTGAAAAATTAACTTCATTTTGGCAACACACATAGCAATTTTTGGGTTTCGATCGAGGTGTTAAAAATACTGAAACTTATATCTGAAAATACTTTTGAGTCTTTGCTGCCATATATGCATACAACCCTGTGGAGTCATTTAGATAAAAAAATAGAAGGTTAACTAACCGATCTAAATCGCTTAAATGGGATAGTTCTTTATTTGGATGCAAATTAATCATAATAAAATGCAATTTACTCATACAATCAGTCAGTGTTAAGACTGAGTAATTAATGCTATTGTCATGTTTTGCAACACCAAACTCGTAAGTGTAAATACTAAACAAAGGGATTGCTTGTATCAAAGGTTTACAAGGATCATTCATTTAAATACCAAACATACCCGACAATTTTTATCGGGTATGTTTGACTGGTATTTTTGCTCGTGTTACTATCAGGCGACAGCCGACAGACAAACAGGGAAAGCTAGTTTATGACTCAGGCAATCAAAACCCAAAACCTAACCCAAACCAGCACTGCCTACTTTCAAGCCTTAAAGTGTAAGGAATGTGGTGCAGAATATGAACTCAAAGCCAGTAATGTTTGTGAGTCATGTTTTGGCCCGTTAGAAGTAAAGTATGACTACAACGCCCTGCGTCTGACCGTCACTCGTGAAACAATTCAAGCTGGTCCCAATTCAATTTGGCGCTACCGTCCCTTTTTGCCTGTCGCAACTGACAATGTTATAGATGTGGGAACGGGGATGACTCCCTTAGTTCGTTCCCACCGTCTTGCCCGTCGCCTGGGTCTAAATAAACTTTATATAAAAAATGATGCCGTTAATATGCCCACCTTAAGCTTTAAGGATCGGGTAGTGTCAGTCGCTCTATCAAGGGCGCGAGAATTGGGTTTCACTACTGTTTCTTGCGCTAGCACTGGTAACTTGGCAAATTCTACAGCTGCGATCGCAGCTCATGCCGGTTTAGATTGCTGTGTGTTCATCCCCGCAGATTTAGAAGCCGGTAAAATTATCGGTAGCCTGATCTACAGTCCCACGCTGATGGCCGTCAAAGGCAACTACGATCAAGTCAATCGTCTTTGTTCGGAAGTTGCTAATACACATGGCTGGGGTTTTGTCAATATTAACCTGCGTCCTTACTACTCTGAAGGTTCCAAGACGCTAGGTTTTGAAGTTGCGGAACAACTAGGCTGGGAATTACCCGATCATGTGGTTGCTCCTTTAGCTTCGGGTTCGCTATTTACCAAAATTTATAAAGGGTTCCAAGAATTTATCGAAGTTGGTTTAGTAGAAAACAAGAGCGTCCGTTTCAGTGGCGCTCAAGCTGAGGGTTGTTCGCCCATCGCTCAAGCCTTCAAAGAAGGACGCGACTTTATTAAGCCAGTGAAACCGAATACAATTGCGAAATCCCTAGCGATCGGTAATCCCGCAGACGGCATTTATGCTGTAGAGTTAGCGCAGAAAACTGGTGGTAATATTGAATCAGTCAATGATGCAGAAATTATTGATGGCATCAAGTTGCTGGCAGAAACCGAAGGCATCTTCACAGAAACGGCTGGTGGTACAACCGTAGCCGTGCTGAAAAAACTGGTAGAAGCTGGCAAAATCGATCCAGATGAAACTACCGTGATTTACATCACCGGCAATGGTTTGAAAACCCAAGAAGCAATCCAAGGCTATGTTGGAGAACCCTTGACTATTGATGCTAAACTTGATAGTTTTGAACGCGCCCTAGAGCGATCGCGGACTCTGGATCGCTTGGAATGGCAACAAGTCCTCGTTTAGTTATGAGTTGTGAGTTATGAGTTTTTTATTCATAACTCCTAACTCTTAATTGTATTCCTCACTTTTCACTCCTCATTTTGTACTTCTATGGCTGTAACAGTTTTAGTTCCTACGACTCTTCAAAATTTGACTCATAATCAAGCTAGTCTAGAATCCAACGGTAGCACCATTGCTGAATTGTTGGAATCCTTAGAACAAAGCTTTCCTGGTATTAAATCCAGATTATGCGATGAAGAAGGCAAGCTACGTCGGTTTGTAAATTTTTACGTCGATAGCGAAGATATTCGCTATTTAGATGGTATTAACACAGCCTTGAAAGATGGCGATGAAGTAAGTATTGTTCCTGCTGTTGCTGGTGGTTAATAGAGAGAACAGTAAATAAAATAGAAACCTGACTAGACAAACCTGTGATAGATTACCTTATTCCCAGTCTTAGACTGGGAATGGCTATTATAAGAGGGCTGCTGCTTCCCTTAATCGCGGTAGCATTTCGCAAGGAAGATTGGCGTTGCTGAATCATGGGATGATTTCGCCCAATTTGTAACGAATTTTCAATGGTTTCAACCAGAAACTCATGCCGCATTTATGCAATGCCGGAAAATTTAGTGTAGATACTTGAATGAGCTAACTATGCAGCAATTATTTGAGCAAGTCTTTGTTGCCAAGACTCATTGTTATCAATAGTTAAGATAATCCGATTATAAGATTCATCTCGCAATTGAATAGTTAAATAATTTGTCTCTCGATTCACATACCAAAACTCTTTACCTCGGTTAGTGTAATAAGTTCCAGCCTTAACCACTCCAGGAATAAAGCTACCAGGGGCACGCAATTCTCGCCAATTGCTTTGGGGTTCGGCTGTTGTAACTTGTTCAATATGGGCTAGTGATATTTGCCAAAGTTTATTCAAGCGAACAGCTAGTAGTTGCTCTTTAAAGGTAAATTCTATCTGCAATTTTTCATCAACTATACTTAGGTTCATGATGAACTTTGCCGTCAGTAATTTTTTATATCTAGAGAAATCATAAGTATATCCAACTGAATAGTGCGATGTCTACAATAGGCTATTCGGAGTCGCAGCTTTTTTATATCCCGAATTGGCACGCCCTATGTGACATTGATTAATAATATAAAAGCATGTTTTTGTTAGGGTTCATCATTATAAGTAGGCAGGCATAATTAAATATAAGATATCATTGCGGAGCAATCGCAACGCTTCGCAATGACGGAACATATTATATTTATTCACGCCCATCTACTTACCCTTTAAGCAGCTATTAATTTGTACTGAGAGTAAAA
Protein-coding sequences here:
- a CDS encoding DUF11 domain-containing protein, which codes for MCFVSRLQNQKQITSCSSWWRRLTATVLLGSFLHTITPIPAIAQQTNNLAASLPLINQATYTYTDSVTNYQYQGTSSQLNVTPSRLFDPLGRILGCAGTILSDYTGFSVGVYEPNSSDPTGTELGSLVSLTRTELPDISNNNVPSGKSPNTENSNPYFVTNNPAGVYNFLLDPNKGQIDPGRIYIFVVNPPPNSIYKQRRIKIEILGSTGTQGNQVVRYVATSLDGQPISTTGETRVEQTVVLVPNAEVVGLNLLAFEFTTNLCQANQLQIIKTGDRAAAEPGDTVIYRLSVKNLADASLNNIFITDSLPLGFQFLPKSVRGELDGQAVTLTSESNGNTVIFRTDVTIPTDKVLNIAYAAQLTADSLRGNGRNSAIVNGQRADNRFSTKDGPATHQLKIRSGIVSDCGTIIGRVFVDKNFDGEQQRGEPGIPNAVIFLEDGNRITTDPNGLFSLANALPGYHTGVLDLSSVPGYALAHNEKFRERNSQSRLVHLEPGGLVRMNFAVTPTFQEPVKK
- a CDS encoding DUF11 domain-containing protein, with product MKRVSLAGLGAFALIATVSFIGQIPGIANGWHSDSAVAQNIKTQGQIQLRLEVEKQVVAQDRQGKQSQKWEPLKGQAVVRPGDVLRYTLSGENKSDRSVKNLTLNQPIPKGMVYVLKSANVPNNAKVIYSIDGGRSFVENPTVKVTLPGGKVETKPAPAIAYTHIRLQIPLLAAKTTVSATYQTQVR
- a CDS encoding beta strand repeat-containing protein, encoding MVNRNKSITKQRQLYQSLAATALLTGSFFQFVAPVLADGTTAGTSISNTATATYEDPNSPGTTINATSNTVVVTVAEVAGITVTASGVTDATTSPTNTTVQVGDLLIYTYNLTNVGNDPTKFHIPNQATTTGPGTVSGTLPNGGTANSLQYSTDGGQTWTNIPQGGVDTPSVPVGGTVLVRVPVTVQNGAQTNDIITVTLGNTPGDAQNQLRSPDGGDVFTVDNPDGSVTGEVTGAPVNGTREASATEQIKVGLTLKTYALATILKVRSGYNNAGTTAITDDKLTYDLSLRVESNDPTGQGITPAALTGTSINVNGVAGNYILVSDAIPAGTNLAVAPTAPPGWQTVYTTSPVTTNANTASWTTTAPASLASVTRVGFINNPATITSIAPGTTVNGFSIQLAVKSTATSPLTVANIAQLFGQTPTNNFPVYDESGDQNPSNYDGSPGSMTPPAGTDTNNDGIPDALPPASVDDGYINTPTSPETGTDTGNNNSGTGTGGEANVFTVQAPVASALLNGPLNAPDATGPSGGTDDDFTNKSSLVPAGTAPGSTLDPQSVGFTNTIKNSGTDAGVLKIEPTKPTISGDLPNNTKVTITYNSQSAVYTYNNGVFSITGTAITIPNVAPGASINYGVEVDLPPGTQLSTDINRGFPVPITASIDNYTTDTNGDGIKDSGNDNNFDSSNITIDRVYTGFLKLLKKSRVLQGTGPVVQGNDGTFSIDPKKPAPGNIIEYQIQYTNISDPQSGTGNVILNANKVVIIEDGTQSPNNWALDNDASGQIDTSNIVGSAKDSGTATIQFFSGNPANTSGIDQTGTTVNADITKYVDSVTGAIAPGIQRTFTFQRKVN
- the thrC gene encoding threonine synthase; this translates as MTQAIKTQNLTQTSTAYFQALKCKECGAEYELKASNVCESCFGPLEVKYDYNALRLTVTRETIQAGPNSIWRYRPFLPVATDNVIDVGTGMTPLVRSHRLARRLGLNKLYIKNDAVNMPTLSFKDRVVSVALSRARELGFTTVSCASTGNLANSTAAIAAHAGLDCCVFIPADLEAGKIIGSLIYSPTLMAVKGNYDQVNRLCSEVANTHGWGFVNINLRPYYSEGSKTLGFEVAEQLGWELPDHVVAPLASGSLFTKIYKGFQEFIEVGLVENKSVRFSGAQAEGCSPIAQAFKEGRDFIKPVKPNTIAKSLAIGNPADGIYAVELAQKTGGNIESVNDAEIIDGIKLLAETEGIFTETAGGTTVAVLKKLVEAGKIDPDETTVIYITGNGLKTQEAIQGYVGEPLTIDAKLDSFERALERSRTLDRLEWQQVLV
- a CDS encoding MoaD/ThiS family protein, producing the protein MAVTVLVPTTLQNLTHNQASLESNGSTIAELLESLEQSFPGIKSRLCDEEGKLRRFVNFYVDSEDIRYLDGINTALKDGDEVSIVPAVAGG